The Elaeis guineensis isolate ETL-2024a chromosome 3, EG11, whole genome shotgun sequence region CAACATGAGTAACAGTATTTTAAATTAGTTGAAGTTAGATGGAGGGAACTTTCTAATAACATGAGACATACTGATAAACAAGGACTGAAATAGGATTCACCATTGAAAGGTTTTCTAATATCTCCCGCAAAGTGCCCATTTTTTAAGTTACGAAATTGCGATTTACTTCAGCTATTGGGTTGACTTCTAGTGTTAGTTGAGACTTATTTTCAAGTTTCAGTAACCAACCTACTTATTTCTTTTTATGTAGGGAAGCTCAAACTTATCTATATTAACTGACACTGGAGCTAGGCAAGCTGAGAAGTGCCGGAATGCTTTGGTCGACATAAGTTTTGACATCTGCTTCTCTAGTCCTATCTCACGTGCAAAGGTTTAATTTGATCCCCTATATGGAAGCTAGTAGCTAGTAGTTTGTTTCTGCTCGTATTTTCAATCATACAATCCATTCATTTCAGAAGCATGGGTCGGCATTGTTCTTCCTTTCTCAATTATAGGTGTTTAATACAGTCAACTGCTGAAATAATATGGAATGGAAGGGAACAACCACTAGTTTTTCTTGATTCATTGAAAGAGGCGCACCTATTCTTTTTAGAAGGAATGACAAATGGTACGCGTGCTAGCTACCTGCATGTTCTGTCTTTGGATCATACATGCATGACACTATGTAATCATATTTGAAATTTGGAGGCAGCGGATGCTAAACGGAAATATCCAAAGCTCTATACCACATGGAGAGAAGATCCGGCTAACTTTCATGTGGATGGCGTTTATCCGATTCGAAGATTATGGGTAACAGCAAGACAGGCTTGGAAGGAAATTTTGTCCACACCAGTAAGTACAATCTCTGTGCGGGTCTTCAAGAACCCGACTTTGTTAATGAATATTTGAGTGTCCGGTTTTCATGATTGCCATTCTCTTTTATCTTCAGGGAGAGAGTTTTTTGGTAGTCACCCACAAATCCATTTTGCGGGCACTCATTTGCACAGCTCTAGGACTTGGTCCAGAGAGGTtagtttcttgatagttatttctTGGAACCTTATGTCATGTATGATGAAACAGTATTTTTTCTGGAGTTTATGGTAAAAGTTTTCCTTCCTAGGCGCATATCAACTTTATTTCATGGTAGTAAAAATCTGTGGTAATAGCTTGTTGCAAATTGATACTCTAATGAATTTCTTTTGTTATTTCCTCATTTCTTACTGTGCAAATTGTTTTGGTGATGTAGGTTTCGTGCAATTGATGTGAATAATGGTGGGATTTCTACATTTTCATTTAACAGACGAGGGGAGCCAATGCTTGAGTGCTTGAATATGACAGCCCACTTGTATAGCAATCATATTTATCAATACTGAAGAGTCTGCATATCAATGAACCTGTCTTGTTTAATAAAGCTGAGTCCTTTCCATGTTAAGCAAATTTGATAAAGGGCAAATCCAAGTACCCTACAAATCTGAGAGTGCAACAAGCATaaggaaatatttaaaatttgagtGGCTGCAAGCTGTTTAGAATATGAAGTTTTGGTTGCAATATTTGTTGTCTGTTGATGTGGTCAGAGCAGGGTAATCAGTCCTTGTGAAGAAGGTGCAAAATCTTAATGCTACTACCTATTAGTGCTGGTTATCGCAGTCTATACCCAGAAAAAAGGTGCAGCGTCAAAGAAAACTGAGTGACATCTTTACGTCACCTGTAAGAAGAAATTCTCCTGGAAGCAACTAATTTGCTGTCGTGGAGCTTTGTGTAGCCCTATGGCATTCAGTTGATTTGTTCCTAATTTTCTTCTCAAATTAAGCATGTTTATATTCAAGATCATAATATATACCCTTTGCACCTTGAGTTGGCGTAAATGAAATTTGAAAGGTGGGACAGGAAACCTAGGTCAAGTAATACTTAAACTACTAGTCCTGTCATGTGCCATTCAGATTATCTTACCATCAGGTTCAGTTTGATGTTCTCCGAGACCTCTAACTTGGAACCTTCTCCTAAATAGATAATCACCCCCGTATTCCACATGGATCTTGGCAATTCACTTGTTAGGCTGCAAGCCCTCAACAACTTACTGTTTCTTCTTTGACAGTCTTTCTGGATTTGGAGTGGATAATCTATGCAGAAAATCATTATCAAACAGTTCCAGTGATTAATGATCTCTTGGGAACTAACTTCCAATACGACCATGGTAAGATAAGCTTGGTGGCCTAGTTCAGTAATGACTTCGTCGAAACTTGTCTTGCCGATGACATCTTCAGAgaaataaataatctaaattgCAACAGAATTAACTGAGAGGAGGTGGGTATTGTGGATTTGTATTGTAACCCATATAGGATGTTGTCAATTTGTAAAAGCCAGTTGTGCTGCCATGGCAAAAAAATTCAACTTTGATCTACTATTACTTGCGTACCACGGTCACATATAATGTTTCTTTTACTGTTTCTGTGATTGCCCTTGCAATGCAAACAGCCAGAGCATCTCTTATCTTTTTATCACTTTTGggattgctctccttttaaaatcAACCTGATCTCTCATTTGCAAGGAAACTGAATCAGCAAAACTTAAAAAAGATAAATCGCTGATAAATCAGGAAGACCGGTTGATAAGTATGCCCAAACAACATGGAGAAACTGATTGGTAGGGCACGTCGTTTCTCGTATACGCAATACAGATTTTActgcaatgtttttttttttttttggcttcttaTGGAATATTTCTTTGTCGCATCAAAGTTTATATCTTTTCAACATCTTCAGGAGTGTCTTACACCAAAAGCATCATGATGAACCTTGATTACCAGCAATATATCAAACATCTTCTAGATTAAAAATCATTTTCCCCACAATTCAACGTCTCTATAGAAGTAACGGACATGATGGGAAGCAGTTAGCGAAAAGGTTTCAAAAACTTGAGGGCACGATTGCTCGCCAGtcacttgcacctggtgcatgcaataactTCTCCCTTAAGTAGAGAGGAAGAAAAGGTCTATGAACACCTTTGAGCTCAGTACCGAGAGGAACAGGGTTGATTTAGGGCCAATTTGCCAATCAGTCAGTCCCTAGGACACTCTGGGATGTACGGGTTCCTAGCTGATATGTAGACTAATATTTAAATCCTTGGCTAGCACTTATTTATATAGCATTATTGAACGGAATTTGCAAAAGTCCCTTTTTAAATGTCCTTGAACTTCGAGCAAAAAGCTGCAAGGACTTTTGATGCAAGATTGGATGAAACAACAATAGACGCCCTTGAGTTAGTGGAAAATGAAAATGCCTCGTTCAGTGTCCCACCATCCAACTCCCTAACTTGGTATATAAACATTGTAAAATATAGCAATGCGATAGTAACAAACCATAGGCATCAGGATCAACTGCACTGATTAAATAACATATTATATGTTTGTGTTAATATCTATTATGTATACAGTTAGTAGTTTGGACAAAAGATGGCGAAATGTAAATAAATTTCCAGTAGGCCCTCAAGTTTTCCTCTGAGCAGTGCTACCATATTGGAGATTGAAATATGTGATAAAAATACTCCAGTCATTTGCCTCTTATAACATGAGAAATTGAGGGACATTGCTTCTATTTGCTTAAAATAGCGATCGTGATCCAAAAGCATGGGTTAGAAATGGGATGAGCTCATCGGGTTTGGGTTGGATTGGAAAAGCCCTCAACCCATTTCGGGTTCAAAATAATAGATCTATGCTCGATTTATTTATTTCTATGTACAGCATCCACCAATCCAATAATGGCTCCGTTCTTTCTGTATGCCTTGGAAAGATGAAAATCAGAAACGATTAAGAAGAAGGGACAtaggcttgagagagagagagaggtggggagGTAAGGAGGAAAAGATATGTGACGAGTCCTCAACATTCTGCACACTCCAATTTTATCCCAAGCTGGCCCCAAGCCCATCCTCCCCAAACCCACAAAGCCTTCCTctcaagagaaattctttgtgcaccgccctTGGTGGAGAGAAAGCATACTGCTTCCGTAGCATAATTAATAAAGGGACAGGCATTTAATGGAGCTCAGCTTTCCATCATCTTTCGCTAAAATCGGTGCAAAAAGAGAATGAACCTAGAAATGCTAAGATTACATTTACATGAACCACAGAACTACTCGTAAAGTTGCTGCCAAACAACCCTAAGGACCAAAATGACTGAGCTGTTAGTTATCTATTCTTCTGCAGCCAAGCAAATATAACCATAAAAGATAAATTGCCGTGGGGATAATAAAGACCAGACTAAACACAGTGTTAGGAACTCAAGTATTCGATAAATCATATTATATGAACTAAGTTCCAAACAGCTACATGACCAAGAACATCATTTCAAATAGACATTTTCTGAGATACCATAATAGCAAGCTGTTTCATCATGATATCGATTTTCATATTATCCCCAAACAAGAGGGGGGGAAATCATTATGACATCATTGCCAATGAAAGTCTCGAACTTTTCAAAATGGGGAACAGAATATTCTCTACACCATGAATATGGAGAAGGCTTATACAGCTCTACACAAGAAGTTAGTTTTCAAACAAAAATGTACTGCGATAACTCCTGCATTACCATTTATTTAGCAATTGAGCACAAATGCTGGATACAACGGCTTCAGGCCCACCATTGACACAAGGCTCTATCACTAAAATCACATAAGCTTCAAGATTTAGTACCCAAGATCCCTTTCAAACGGATCAGCATGCCTGACACTAGTTGGTATTTCTTGCAGTAGACACCATCATTTCTCCCAAGGAAAAGATTAATGTGGAGTATTCTTTTGACTATTTATAAGCAACTACAAAGGAGGCATTGCCTGCGGTCTACATGGAAAATAAACAATTGTAGATTGATTCAGATCTGGATTGATCGGAACCTCATAGCCTTTTTCTAGATCTTTTCTAGTATTTTCTGGATCCAAACAAAGCTCGCTCATGGTATAAACAGATATTCATATTGCAATCTAAGAAAGATCTAAAACTGTTAAAAGATGGGACCGATATATATTTACTTGAAAGTACCACTTCTTACCCAAGAAGACAGTATATCATAAACATAGGACCAATAGCTCTGTGTAGAGCTGCCATGTTTCGGAGTCACAATCTTGGCCTCTGTCAACCCATATCAGATTGGTCGTCGATATAGGTACGGACATTGCTCATTTATTTCTGAATTAAACCTATCCGAAACTCATTTATTGTCATCCCATAGGTTTAGAACACCCAATAATAAGGCTCGCAAGAATCTTGAAACAGGacaagaatttgatcaagatcccaAAGCTAAAGCCATACTCCAGATAGAAGTTTCGGATAATTAACCTACCAATTAACATAGTTTATAATTCCTGGAACAGTTCTTCCACAGTTACTTAGGCTAACATATTCTTTCTAGGAGGAAGCTTTTCCATACCTGATTCCCGGAATGACTCTAGGTCAAAAATTCTGACTGCAAATATATAAATTTTCAGGATATTGTCACCAAGAATGCAATCAAGATTTCGTTCACTCCAATTAAGAAATTGTACGACATTCTTGCCAAGAAGCCAATCAGCATTCCAAGAACTTGAGAACTACGACAAAGGAGAGAAGGAAAGGAGGAGAGGCTACCAGGATCATGGGCTTGCCGAGTGGGGATGTCACCACCACCCGGCTCCGGAACTTCACCTACCGCTGCCGCGAGGCGACGGTGGAGCCGACCACCAGCCCTTGAACAATTCGCGCCCTGGAGCCTCCCCCCAACAATGCCGGCCACGACGAAGAGAATCGCCGTCGGAGCTTTGCAAAGGCGGTAGAAGGAACCGAAACGAGAGAGGTGGATCAAGAAACTTTTTATTTGAATCGTCGGGGAAGCCAGGTGCCCCCCATCGTGCTGGTGCGGAACGTGGACGCGGTCCAGTCTCTCTAGATGCCATCGGGTCGATTTCGCCAAGAATGGGGGCCAGCTAATTTAGGCGCCGTGACTATCTTTTACGGTGCCTATGGACGGCCTAACTATTAAATAGAATTCTTATGGAATTATTGCTTGGGGCATTATTTGTTAGCTGCCTCCGTTAGTATTTTCCAAACTTCGAAGATTTGATGGCCGAAGCTTGCTCGTATGTAACCCACGACGTATCTCAACCACCTAAGATGGGTggtatcaaaataaaaattataagtacgAGGTCACCATCTGAGATAGCTAGCATTTGATTCCTAGCTAGTATACAACATGACATTTGATTCCTATAACGGTAGAAGCACAAGTGAATGTCTAATACGGGGTTTGATAGCTTTTGTCTCGTATCTTTGTAGAAATGTAAACCACTCCCTTTGGGTAAATAGAAGATCATGAACACCTAAGCATGACGCGGTTTTCCGTACCGGCACTAGATTCTGAATTTCGAGAATAGTATAGTTGCATGTGTGGGCGTCTGCCAAGTTAATGTAACACACGACCTATCTCGACCATCTAAGATGGTGCTGGTTTGCATTTCTTTGCACTTGGAGAGGTCTAGAGTTGAGAACGACATCCCATTATTGTTATTGTATTATATCTATAGTTTTAAATAATGGTGATATAGCTGTTGTGATGGTTGTTGTAATGATTTCACCACCTCCAGTTATGCTATTAGATAAACAACATAAAATATAATTGTTATTATCTTCAGTTATCTTacattataatataacataaataaCATCTGCTAAATTTTCACTTGTGCCtttttctgaaaatttttttttttaatttagattttttttatctcaaaatttcCTCCAAAAATATTTGtactgataatttttttcattatcatgATATATACGATCCATTATTTTCGGTTATAACaacattataataattattatattattttgagATAAATAATCATCATTGCAACCATTATAATGGTTAATAACAAGTTTTGGTGGGGTGCAGTCTGTACCTTGATTGCGATTGCAACCACGGTTTGAAAGCATAGGCAGCCGAAGTCGCACAGCCTTTTCGGCTTTGGAGGCCAGGTTAGGTGCTACGGGGAAAGTTAGTTTACCAAACGGAAGCCATCAACAGAGGAACCACTAGTTTGTATGTAAAAAAAGTCACGCACGCCGTAAGCATGGAATTGCTGCACAAGAGTCTCAAACATTCACTATTCACTGTGAAATTAATCAGCTCATCCACCAAGAAGCAACTGCAAGAAGCCTGACCGGAGTTTGGATTTTAACTAGCTAGCAAATACACCTCTCATCACAACACAATGTTAAGGATATCTCTGTAGTAACTGAGCACCAATTAAAAACTTTGAcatcataatatatataatatcccaTCAAAGCTCTCGTAAAGGTAGGTTCATGGAAGAAGAGGACCGATCACAGTGTGGATGCTATGGAGAAGGATCACCAAGTAAATCACCACACCACAGAAGGCACAGATCATAGCTCCCTTTACATGATCGCAGAACTTGGGAATCTGCCCACAGATCGGCAGCCATCCAGAGTGCGAATTCCCTTTCTTCCCCACCTCGGATATGGCTCCTGCTGCTGAGATGGCCGCAGTCAGCAGCATTGCGATGATCTGAAAATTCCCACCAAGTTGATGCAAGTAGTCACACTCGGTTCAGATTATAGAGGTACTTGAAACTTGAAGAAAGCCTAGTCTTACCACATCGAGCATGACGACAAATCTCGAGAGCGAGCTCGTGGGAGGTATCAGAAGAACGAGGAGGGAGTAGCCACAACCGATGGCATTGGCAATCACGAAGAACCTGCATCAAAGCTTCAATTAAGTAAGACAGCGAAACAGCTCCATCTTCTCTAATTGTGGTAATGAGTGAGTGAGTAGGATATACTACTTGAAGGAAGGTGTGTATTGGAACTTGGCCTCCAAGGTTAAGCCGAATAAGGTGGTGGACTCGTGGCTCGTCGCCATGACGACGGCGGCGGAGACGGTGGCGGCCGCGGCCAGGAGCCTGAGCAGAAAGACGCAGGCCCTTGAAGCCTTGGCCATTGGTACTTTGCCGGCGAACGTGTTGATGTAGTATTAGGGGAATAGGAAGGAGGGTTAGAGTTGGTGTTGGGATTTAATAAGAAGAGGTCGATGGTGGTAGATTTGGGGGTTTAACAAGAACGAGGAAGAGGTACGAAAAGCAGATGGGTGGGGAGGAGAGCTAATAATACCGGTAAGAAGTTCTTTGCCTCGCCCAAAGGTCTCAACGGTCCCCATCTCCACCTCCGCAGGATGTTTAGCTCCCAAATGACATTTAGAGCTACCCTCGCGCTAGCTTGATTGGAAAAACTATTTAATTAGGAAACTTGACACGTACGTGGTCCTTTGTCTATCTATAGGGCGGTTCTAGAGGTCGTCAGATTACTTAAAATCCAAATACTACTAGAAGTTCAGAAAAGGAAGTACATGGCTCTAAAATTTAAGGAGAGTCCGGTATAAACTGCAAGTATTTTTATTGACTTATTATAAGTTTGAGATGACATTATCGTTACAAAGaaatatttgagagaaaggaACATAAAAACATAACTACTCTGGGGattaaaatttaagaaattttttgacTCCTTACATCTCAATGGAGCGTCCGGTGCCAACCGAACGAATAAGTAAAGGAGCATCATATTCCATGAGATTCTGtatgtttttaaattttttcctgCGTTAACAAATTTTTAATGATACGGAGGCCACACAATTCAAAACCTCACTACGTCGAAAATGGCAACTATTAGTTATCCTCTgacaatcaagaaaaaaaaaaaaaaaaagatcaatgcaATTATTAGCATTAATTAGAAGGAATCCCTTTGTACCATGCGTGCAATTGACTCGCAAGGGGAAGTCGGATCTTAGGCTGACTTCGTACCATGAGAGCCTGCATGCACTTTGTTTATCATTTTTTAACCTAAAGTGGTTAGGAGCCGAAATTATAGCACAACTACTACATATATTAACTCACGCGTTCTAATGAAATTCCACACTGGCATTTGGCGTGAACGGTGTTTTCACTGGCATAGGAAATTTGactttgaaaatatcatttcattTAGACGAATAGTGATAATAATAAATAATGGCTATGGTAAATGATGTCTTCACTGGCatagaaaattgattttgaaagtaTCACTTACTTTAGATGAATAGTGATGATGATAAATAATGGCTATAATGGAGTGGAAGGTCAGATGTTAAATAAAATTTGGCTAACAATTGATCACATTAATATGAAAACTGCACCATTTATTGGTACATCACATTAATCACAATCATTTATTTCTGTCGTCCCCATTCATCAAGCACTCATTTCGCTGCACCGTCATATGAAGCTCATTGTGTTACTTGGGTCGGATCTTAAAGTCCATCCAATGCACTTACCTAATGTTATGCTTGGGTTGGGATTGACACTGGTTAATCTACCaactaattataaaaaaaaaaaaaagaaaaaaaacttacGAAAGAGGTTCTGAGAAGTCAAAATTTTAACTGACAACTGCGCAGGGTGGATTTGCTGAACAGAGACAGATTCGCAGGGTTCCAAGATTTCAGAGTTTCGCTCACACACACTTTATTGAGAGAAGACTGAACACAAGATATTCATCTTTGCACTAATGAAGACGTAGTCTTAAAATACCAAATGGGAGGCATTGGCACCAGAAACACAACAAGAACAATAGGAAAACACAACAATTAAACCATGACTGCAttatataaaaaatgaagaagagagaCAACAACATACACATGGTAAACCTTCCAAGCGGGAAAAACCTCTCGCTCGGAAATGTTGCCTCTCCAGGTTCTCTTGTTCCTTCCTCTCCATGCCGTTACGGATTTAGAAAATCCAACtctctattcttccacatttttcGATTTACCTGCCGGACCAATCGCTTATAATTCCAATTCATGTCAGATTTAGACCCAGATATGGAAAAGTCCTGCTTGAGCTGCTAACCTAATTGGTTCAACCATTTCATGCCATTCGACCAGGTCTGGtcagttaaaaaaattattctaatatacCTAAAATTCAGGGTCGATGGCATGCCTCCATCAAATAATGGGGGGGTCCAAGCCATTGAACTTCCTTGTGGAAGCCATCGAAATTCACTTATCGAAGTTTTTGGTGGTCAAATGATCTTTCTGATGCTAATTGAATAGGGTGAGCATGATTGGAGGAAGAAG contains the following coding sequences:
- the LOC105040937 gene encoding CASP-like protein 1C1, which produces MAKASRACVFLLRLLAAAATVSAAVVMATSHESTTLFGLTLEAKFQYTPSFKFFVIANAIGCGYSLLVLLIPPTSSLSRFVVMLDVIIAMLLTAAISAAGAISEVGKKGNSHSGWLPICGQIPKFCDHVKGAMICAFCGVVIYLVILLHSIHTVIGPLLP
- the LOC105040938 gene encoding probable 2-carboxy-D-arabinitol-1-phosphatase, with amino-acid sequence MGSVSLVVGPSLGSLRPRRPYHRPRRRSLLSLPRCSYSHADASSHSIGKLEDLTSQVQKSSNDVPAEDQFESEVWMTGGAYDFRGATTSLTNELLSSSKKVTLVRHGLSSWNEESRVQGSSNLSILTDTGARQAEKCRNALVDISFDICFSSPISRAKSTAEIIWNGREQPLVFLDSLKEAHLFFLEGMTNADAKRKYPKLYTTWREDPANFHVDGVYPIRRLWVTARQAWKEILSTPGESFLVVTHKSILRALICTALGLGPERFRAIDVNNGGISTFSFNRRGEPMLECLNMTAHLYSNHIYQY